In Streptomyces violaceusniger Tu 4113, one DNA window encodes the following:
- a CDS encoding ROK family transcriptional regulator, with the protein MLFGMHPHQDGPLARLRRGHEDLVLELLRKHGPLSRAELGQHSGLSRTTLSDIVTELIESGAVVATAPETAPRRRGRPVEALTLNPSAGQAIGIDFARRAVHVSAVNVAHEVIGSASEPHDPGLPWEERIALAERLVGTLADGALRLGALNAIGVGVVGPVGDPDSGPPEPCPSADLPALLRKRFEAPVLVDNNTRLAALAEATWGAAAGGQDVLYLRLSHGVGGGLVVGGSLHRGAYGLSGEFGHIAVESGDGRCSCGATGCLETVASVGAVLAAYRRAGGHADGLAALLGALEAGDPVALRTLEAAAVHIGTVLAAVCNAVGPGVIVLGGELAAAGTPLFEPVEQALRAHIMPISRDRVDLRPATLGEAGGALGAIALVLHESPLLSHYPARPG; encoded by the coding sequence ATGCTGTTCGGCATGCACCCCCATCAGGACGGCCCGCTGGCCCGGCTGCGGCGGGGCCACGAAGACTTGGTACTGGAGCTGTTGCGCAAACACGGCCCGCTCAGCCGGGCCGAACTGGGACAGCACAGCGGCCTCTCCCGGACCACCCTCAGCGACATCGTCACCGAGCTGATCGAGAGCGGCGCCGTGGTCGCCACGGCGCCGGAAACGGCCCCGCGCAGGCGAGGACGGCCGGTGGAGGCGCTGACGCTCAACCCCAGCGCGGGCCAGGCCATCGGCATCGACTTCGCGCGCCGGGCGGTGCATGTCTCCGCGGTCAACGTCGCACACGAGGTGATCGGGTCGGCCAGTGAACCGCACGATCCGGGCTTGCCCTGGGAGGAGCGGATCGCCCTGGCCGAGCGGCTGGTCGGCACACTCGCCGACGGCGCCCTGCGGCTGGGCGCGCTGAACGCCATCGGGGTGGGTGTGGTCGGCCCGGTCGGAGATCCCGACTCCGGGCCGCCGGAACCCTGTCCCTCCGCCGATCTGCCCGCCCTGCTGCGCAAGCGTTTCGAGGCCCCGGTGCTGGTGGACAACAACACCCGGCTCGCCGCGCTCGCCGAGGCCACCTGGGGCGCGGCGGCAGGCGGTCAGGACGTGCTCTATCTGCGGCTGTCGCACGGTGTGGGCGGCGGGCTGGTCGTGGGCGGCTCCCTGCACCGGGGGGCGTACGGCCTGTCCGGCGAGTTCGGGCATATCGCGGTCGAGTCGGGCGACGGGCGATGTTCGTGCGGCGCCACCGGCTGCCTGGAGACGGTGGCCTCGGTGGGCGCCGTGCTCGCCGCCTACCGCCGCGCGGGCGGACACGCGGACGGCCTGGCCGCGCTCCTGGGGGCGCTGGAGGCCGGCGATCCGGTGGCGCTCCGCACGCTGGAGGCGGCCGCCGTCCACATCGGCACCGTGCTGGCGGCGGTGTGCAACGCGGTCGGCCCCGGAGTGATCGTGCTCGGTGGCGAACTCGCCGCGGCCGGCACACCGCTCTTCGAGCCGGTCGAACAGGCGCTGCGCGCACACATCATGCCGATCTCACGGGACCGTGTGGACCTGAGGCCGGCGACGCTCGGCGAGGCCGGTGGCGCCCTGGGCGCCATCGCCCTTGTCCTGCATGAATCCCCCCTGCTCAGCCATTACCCGGCCCGTCCGGGCTGA
- a CDS encoding ABC transporter permease: MTVVTAPEKTPTTPEAPRGARRTVHPLVFHLIALVLGVAIWALTAAAGLADIPGPLSVSSRARELLADGTLTQDALASLQRVLLGFALGTLVAVPVGFLMGWYPVARGLLEPYVQFFRTIPPLALIPLVIVLMGIGETPKIFVIFLAAFMSCVVAAFQGVTGVDRTLIDAARVLGASDRTVFLKVVIPASTPFILVGMRIGLGAAWATVVAAEMIGAQKGLGFEMVHAQTYYDVPTIFVGLISIGVIGLVMDRLLLVAERRLTAWQERR, encoded by the coding sequence ATGACGGTGGTCACCGCGCCCGAGAAGACCCCCACGACACCGGAAGCGCCACGCGGCGCACGACGCACCGTCCACCCCCTCGTGTTCCATCTGATCGCCCTCGTCCTGGGCGTCGCCATCTGGGCCCTGACCGCCGCCGCGGGGCTCGCGGACATCCCCGGTCCACTCTCGGTGAGCTCCAGGGCACGTGAACTGCTCGCCGACGGAACCCTCACCCAGGACGCGCTGGCCAGCCTGCAGCGCGTGCTCCTCGGGTTCGCGCTCGGCACTCTGGTCGCCGTGCCCGTGGGCTTTCTGATGGGCTGGTACCCGGTCGCCCGGGGCCTGTTGGAGCCGTACGTCCAGTTCTTCCGTACGATCCCGCCGCTGGCGCTGATCCCCCTGGTCATCGTCCTGATGGGCATCGGCGAGACACCGAAGATCTTCGTCATCTTCCTGGCCGCGTTCATGTCCTGTGTGGTGGCCGCCTTCCAGGGGGTGACCGGCGTGGACCGGACGCTGATCGACGCGGCGCGGGTGCTCGGCGCCTCGGACCGGACCGTCTTCCTCAAGGTGGTCATCCCGGCGTCCACGCCGTTCATCCTGGTCGGCATGCGCATCGGGCTCGGCGCGGCCTGGGCGACCGTGGTGGCGGCCGAGATGATCGGCGCCCAGAAGGGCCTGGGCTTCGAGATGGTCCACGCCCAGACCTACTACGACGTGCCCACGATCTTCGTGGGCCTGATCAGCATCGGCGTCATCGGCCTGGTCATGGACCGGCTGCTGCTGG